A single window of Actinoallomurus bryophytorum DNA harbors:
- a CDS encoding response regulator transcription factor: protein MRPIRVLIVDDQALFAEALAARLSAEPDLEVLPVAHDIRRATALIATEAPQVVVLDLVLGEESGLDALDIMRRRYPDVRVVVLSGITDIDPMVTALRRGAVGWLPKTESADLVSQVIRGAAGRGGWIPPAVLGEVLRRLLADGGPDVDDLAELTPREREVLRCMVDGQSRPEIADRLGLSANTVRTHTQNLLAKLDAHSALEAITVAMRAGMRPSNPGDDPPM, encoded by the coding sequence ATGAGGCCCATCCGCGTCCTCATCGTCGATGACCAGGCACTGTTCGCCGAGGCGCTCGCCGCCCGGCTCAGCGCCGAACCCGACCTTGAGGTGCTCCCCGTCGCCCACGACATCCGGCGTGCCACCGCGCTCATCGCGACCGAGGCACCGCAGGTCGTCGTGCTCGATCTCGTGCTCGGAGAGGAGAGCGGGCTGGACGCCCTCGACATCATGCGCCGGCGGTACCCCGACGTCCGCGTGGTGGTCCTGAGCGGCATCACCGACATCGACCCGATGGTCACCGCGCTGCGCCGGGGCGCGGTGGGCTGGCTGCCCAAGACCGAGAGCGCCGACCTCGTCTCCCAGGTGATCCGCGGGGCGGCCGGGCGCGGCGGCTGGATCCCGCCGGCGGTCCTCGGTGAGGTGTTGCGCCGCCTGCTGGCCGACGGCGGACCGGACGTCGACGATCTGGCCGAGCTGACACCGCGCGAACGCGAGGTCCTGCGGTGCATGGTCGACGGCCAGAGCCGCCCGGAGATCGCCGACCGGCTCGGCCTGTCGGCCAACACCGTGCGCACCCACACCCAGAACCTCCTCGCCAAGCTCGACGCGCACTCCGCGCTGGAGGCGATCACGGTGGCGATGCGTGCGGGAATGCGTCCGTCGAATCCCGGTGATGATCCCCCGATGTGA
- a CDS encoding CaiB/BaiF CoA transferase family protein translates to MGPLHGVRVVEIASLAPAPFACMVLSDLGADVLRVDRPTSVGREAAIDPLGRGRRSIGLNLKDPAGVEVLLRLLDTADVLIEGFRPGVTERLGFGPDICLERNRGLVYGRMTGWGQEGPMAQMAGHDINYIAIAGALDPIGRAGERPLPPLNLVGDFGGGGMLLAVGVLAALFERSRSGRGQVVDAAMVDGAALLTSFIHGMRGQGLWQDARGTNLLDGGAPFYDTYETADGLHMSVGALEPQFYAALLRGLGLEGEDLPAQNDQARWPEMRARFTEVFKAKTRDEWTRIFDGTDACVAPVLGLGEAPAHPHATARTGFVDVGGLTQPAPAPRFSRTAAETPAPPVRPGEHTEAALAEIGLSAAEIADLRERGAVA, encoded by the coding sequence ATGGGACCGCTGCACGGTGTACGCGTCGTCGAGATCGCGAGCCTCGCGCCCGCGCCCTTCGCCTGCATGGTGCTGTCCGACCTGGGCGCCGACGTGCTCCGCGTCGACCGCCCGACCAGTGTGGGCCGCGAGGCCGCGATCGACCCGCTGGGCCGCGGCCGTCGGTCCATCGGCCTCAACCTCAAGGACCCGGCGGGGGTCGAGGTGCTGCTGCGCCTCCTGGACACCGCCGACGTCCTGATCGAGGGCTTCCGTCCCGGAGTCACCGAACGGCTGGGCTTCGGCCCGGACATCTGCCTGGAGCGCAATCGCGGCCTCGTCTACGGCCGGATGACCGGCTGGGGGCAGGAAGGCCCGATGGCCCAGATGGCCGGGCACGACATCAACTACATCGCCATCGCCGGCGCACTGGACCCGATCGGCCGCGCCGGCGAGCGTCCCCTGCCCCCGCTCAACCTCGTGGGCGACTTCGGGGGCGGCGGCATGCTGCTGGCGGTCGGCGTGCTCGCGGCGCTGTTCGAACGCTCGCGCTCCGGCCGGGGGCAGGTCGTGGACGCGGCCATGGTCGACGGGGCCGCGCTCCTGACCTCCTTCATCCACGGCATGCGCGGCCAGGGCCTCTGGCAGGACGCACGTGGCACCAACCTGCTCGACGGCGGTGCGCCGTTCTATGACACCTACGAGACGGCCGACGGGCTCCACATGAGCGTCGGCGCGCTCGAGCCGCAGTTCTACGCCGCGCTGCTGCGCGGCCTCGGGCTCGAGGGCGAGGACCTGCCCGCCCAGAACGACCAGGCCCGCTGGCCGGAGATGCGCGCGCGGTTCACCGAGGTGTTCAAGGCCAAGACGCGGGACGAGTGGACGCGGATCTTCGACGGCACCGACGCCTGCGTCGCCCCCGTGCTCGGTCTCGGTGAGGCGCCGGCCCATCCGCACGCCACCGCGCGGACCGGGTTCGTCGACGTCGGCGGCCTCACCCAGCCCGCGCCCGCGCCGCGCTTCAGCCGCACCGCCGCCGAGACGCCCGCCCCGCCCGTACGCCCGGGTGAGCACACCGAGGCGGCGCTGGCCGAGATCGGCCTTTCCGCGGCGGAGATCGCGGACCTGCGCGAACGGGGAGCAGTCGCCTGA
- a CDS encoding sensor histidine kinase: MRLPNEQLIRVRVTVIAMVVTGFIAMLGYGALLAFIRFQAGTQLTNQLTFTARQVATIARAGHLTSPIVSGNPGLIQVQNERRQVVAASRSLVGLSALRAPRPTSESPLFQHICPGSRCFTAVVTRVDAPSGPLTVYVLAPELGLFPRPGLAVLLALGIPVSIGAAGVWRWWLAGRRLRPLELIRAELDEINAADLHRRVSVPPKRDEFHWLVMAVNATLDRLEAAVDQQRQLVSDVSHDLRSPIAGLRAELEAALIDPEGTDLRAALGKTLKNTERLQNIVTELLVLARREAGLPGRAERVDLGDLAEREVARRPRRVAAKVDAEPGVVARVNNVDIGRVLTNLLDNAARHADSEVIVTVRREDDEAVVEVFNDGEAIAPEDRGRIFERFIRLPASRKRDSGGSGLGLAISRDIADSYGGSLTLADDDLGTRFVLTLPLLDDPS, from the coding sequence GTGCGGCTTCCCAATGAGCAACTGATCAGAGTGCGCGTCACGGTCATCGCGATGGTCGTGACGGGCTTCATCGCCATGCTCGGGTACGGCGCGCTGCTCGCCTTCATCCGCTTTCAGGCGGGCACCCAGCTCACCAACCAGCTGACGTTCACCGCGCGCCAGGTCGCCACGATCGCACGCGCCGGCCACCTCACGAGCCCGATCGTCAGCGGCAACCCCGGCCTGATCCAGGTGCAGAACGAGCGCCGCCAGGTCGTGGCCGCCAGCCGTTCGCTGGTCGGCCTGTCGGCACTGCGGGCACCGAGGCCGACCAGCGAGAGCCCGCTCTTCCAGCACATCTGCCCCGGCAGCCGGTGCTTCACCGCCGTCGTCACACGTGTGGACGCACCGTCCGGGCCGCTCACGGTGTACGTCCTCGCCCCGGAGCTGGGGCTGTTCCCCCGGCCCGGCCTGGCGGTGCTCCTCGCACTGGGCATCCCGGTCAGCATCGGGGCGGCCGGGGTCTGGCGGTGGTGGCTCGCGGGGCGGCGCCTGCGGCCGCTGGAGCTCATCCGCGCCGAGCTCGACGAGATCAACGCCGCCGACCTGCATCGCCGGGTGTCGGTCCCGCCCAAGCGCGACGAGTTCCACTGGCTGGTGATGGCCGTCAACGCCACCCTGGACCGGCTCGAGGCCGCGGTGGACCAGCAGCGGCAGCTCGTCTCGGACGTCTCCCACGACCTGCGCAGCCCGATCGCCGGGCTGCGGGCCGAACTGGAGGCCGCCCTGATCGACCCGGAGGGCACCGATCTGCGGGCCGCGCTCGGCAAGACCCTCAAGAACACCGAGCGGCTGCAGAACATCGTCACCGAGCTCCTCGTGCTCGCACGCCGGGAGGCCGGCCTGCCCGGCCGGGCCGAGCGCGTCGACCTGGGCGACCTGGCCGAACGGGAGGTCGCCCGCCGGCCCCGCCGCGTCGCGGCGAAGGTGGACGCCGAACCCGGTGTGGTCGCCCGGGTGAACAACGTCGACATCGGCCGGGTGCTCACCAACCTGCTCGACAACGCCGCCCGGCACGCCGACTCCGAGGTGATCGTGACCGTGCGCCGCGAGGACGACGAGGCGGTCGTGGAGGTCTTCAACGACGGCGAGGCCATCGCGCCGGAGGACCGCGGGCGGATCTTCGAGCGGTTCATCCGGCTGCCCGCGTCCAGGAAACGCGACTCCGGCGGCAGCGGGCTCGGCCTGGCCATCTCACGTGACATCGCGGACTCGTACGGTGGCTCGCTGACGCTTGCCGACGACGATCTCGGCACCCGCTTCGTCCTCACGCTTCCGCTGCTCGACGATCCGTCGTGA
- a CDS encoding GNAT family N-acetyltransferase, translated as MKVRDVTAPDADSLAAVLGRAFADDPVWLWMFPRHPERMAAMFGLLLHHARLPNGVSELAEQDGRILAGALWDPPGRWRISLATQLRQLPGLLRVLGTRTFTVMYGLGEIEREHPIEPHWYLAVLGTDPSAQGRGLGSALLRSRLSRCDDRRFPAYLESSKESNVSYYERFGFRVTGEIRVPGGGPRVWPMWRNPQ; from the coding sequence GTGAAGGTCCGCGACGTCACCGCCCCCGATGCCGACTCCCTGGCGGCGGTGCTCGGCCGTGCCTTCGCCGACGACCCGGTCTGGCTGTGGATGTTCCCCCGGCACCCGGAGCGGATGGCCGCCATGTTCGGGCTGCTGCTCCACCACGCCCGGCTGCCGAACGGCGTCAGCGAGCTGGCCGAACAGGACGGACGGATCCTGGCCGGCGCGCTCTGGGATCCGCCGGGCCGGTGGAGGATCTCGCTCGCCACCCAGCTCCGTCAGCTCCCCGGCCTGCTGCGGGTGCTGGGCACCAGGACCTTCACCGTCATGTACGGGCTCGGCGAGATCGAACGCGAGCACCCGATCGAGCCGCACTGGTACCTGGCCGTCCTGGGCACCGATCCGTCCGCCCAGGGCCGGGGGCTCGGCTCGGCCCTGCTGCGGTCGCGGCTGTCCCGCTGTGACGACCGGCGGTTCCCGGCGTACCTGGAGTCCTCCAAGGAGAGCAACGTCTCCTACTACGAGCGCTTCGGCTTCCGGGTGACCGGCGAGATCCGCGTACCCGGCGGCGGTCCGCGCGTGTGGCCTATGTGGCGGAACCCCCAGTAA
- a CDS encoding phage holin family protein: MATLIVSGIDLTAASMPRKVGTLIVVAVVFGLINAFLKPIIKTLGCVFYILTLGLFAFVVNGLLLWLASWAADKMNLPFHVSGFWAAFWGAIVVGLVSWLLNLFVHDDRSEE; the protein is encoded by the coding sequence GTGGCGACGCTGATCGTCAGCGGCATCGACCTGACGGCCGCCTCCATGCCCCGCAAGGTGGGCACCCTGATCGTCGTCGCAGTCGTCTTCGGACTGATCAACGCCTTCCTCAAGCCGATCATCAAGACGCTCGGCTGTGTTTTCTACATCCTCACGCTGGGGCTTTTCGCCTTCGTGGTGAACGGCTTGCTGCTGTGGCTGGCGAGCTGGGCCGCGGACAAGATGAACCTGCCCTTCCACGTGTCCGGATTCTGGGCGGCGTTCTGGGGCGCCATCGTCGTCGGCCTGGTGAGCTGGCTGCTCAACCTGTTCGTCCACGACGACCGGAGTGAGGAGTAG
- a CDS encoding histidine phosphatase family protein: MSSLEWLAIARHGESIGNVAWRTAETNELEEIDVGLRDPDVPLSETGRRQAVALGRRLASLPAAERPTAVISSPYLRAAETARIALAEIAGPPIRYDERLRDRETGILYALTGRGIAARFPEEAARKRLTGKFYYRPPGGESWADVALRLRSAMSDIERDHPGGRVLIVAHDAVVMLFRYIVEQLTEQQLLEIERTLVPNASLAIWSRREGEMRLVTFNSTDHLEDGAGLPA, translated from the coding sequence GTGAGTTCACTCGAGTGGCTGGCGATCGCCCGGCATGGGGAAAGCATCGGCAATGTCGCCTGGCGCACTGCCGAGACGAACGAGCTTGAAGAAATCGACGTCGGCCTGCGCGACCCGGACGTCCCCCTCTCGGAGACCGGCAGACGACAGGCGGTGGCACTGGGCCGCAGACTGGCCTCGCTGCCGGCCGCCGAACGCCCCACGGCGGTGATCTCCTCGCCGTACCTCCGCGCCGCGGAGACCGCGCGCATCGCGCTGGCCGAGATCGCCGGTCCCCCGATCCGCTACGACGAGCGGTTGCGCGACCGGGAGACCGGCATCCTCTACGCGCTGACCGGGCGTGGCATCGCGGCCCGGTTCCCCGAGGAGGCGGCGCGCAAGCGGCTGACCGGAAAGTTCTACTACCGGCCGCCCGGCGGCGAGTCCTGGGCGGACGTCGCCCTGCGGCTCCGCAGCGCGATGTCCGATATCGAACGCGACCATCCGGGCGGCCGGGTGCTCATCGTGGCCCACGACGCGGTCGTGATGCTCTTCCGCTACATCGTGGAGCAGCTCACCGAGCAGCAGCTGCTCGAGATCGAGCGCACGCTCGTACCGAACGCCTCGCTCGCGATCTGGTCACGCCGGGAGGGCGAGATGCGTCTCGTCACCTTCAACAGCACCGACCACCTCGAGGACGGCGCCGGCCTGCCGGCCTGA
- a CDS encoding substrate-binding domain-containing protein, which translates to MPISYRRICHSVVGARAMVLLLAIAPATAACSIGSHADGCRAEAITVAAAPSIAPAVEQTARRYNARTTCVRVTVVREEPADVAGVLSGQGSSPGAARPDAWIPDSSLWLPVARRTRLGSAAVRPSGTSIASSPLVLAAAQGRSPGDVSWRLLLASRLPGTGAAQPPVRVRFLDPTTQAAGLGALMLAHQASGPGKTGLGTFAITLYSDLGSALPDDKAAFSAMFHGGDPPTAVVLSEQSVWQHNHTDAKRPVTARYPSDGALALDFPYVSVTNDRERGRTVEDFRAALSQSQSRETLQSLGLRTPDGVAGTGFGAKYGVASEAPIPAHPQDPATVGRILQMWQRTVLGARMLILLDVSPSMGDPVPRTKDTRIRATTRAAIGGTRILSDNSQVALWEFATRLDRDHDYRQLVPYRPLTQKVGAQTQRDTLIGAFNAAQPALGTRTALYDSVLAAYREAVRTYQPDRNNVLVVLTDGMNYDPGHTIILQDLLKQLGRSADPLKPVAVVPIAFGPDIDPEPLQQIAKATGGQAFVTLDPRQIQEVFLEMLIRLTCGQACPMS; encoded by the coding sequence GTGCCGATCTCATACCGTCGCATCTGCCACAGCGTCGTCGGGGCGAGAGCGATGGTCCTGCTGCTGGCCATCGCACCGGCGACGGCCGCCTGCTCGATCGGATCCCACGCGGACGGCTGCCGCGCCGAGGCGATCACGGTGGCGGCGGCCCCCTCGATCGCACCCGCCGTGGAGCAGACGGCACGCCGCTACAACGCCCGTACCACCTGCGTCCGTGTCACCGTGGTCCGCGAGGAGCCCGCGGACGTCGCGGGCGTACTGTCGGGACAGGGTTCCTCACCCGGAGCGGCCCGCCCGGACGCCTGGATCCCGGACTCCTCACTCTGGCTCCCGGTCGCCCGGCGCACCCGGCTGGGGAGCGCCGCCGTACGGCCGTCCGGCACGTCGATCGCCTCGTCTCCGCTGGTGCTCGCCGCGGCCCAGGGGCGTTCTCCGGGCGACGTGAGCTGGAGGCTGCTCCTGGCCTCGCGCCTGCCCGGCACCGGGGCCGCGCAGCCGCCGGTACGCGTGCGGTTCCTCGATCCCACGACGCAGGCGGCCGGCCTCGGCGCGCTGATGCTCGCCCACCAGGCCTCAGGACCGGGCAAGACCGGGCTCGGCACGTTCGCGATCACGCTCTACTCCGACCTCGGCTCCGCGCTGCCGGACGACAAGGCCGCGTTCTCGGCGATGTTCCACGGAGGGGACCCGCCGACCGCGGTCGTGCTGTCGGAGCAGTCGGTCTGGCAGCACAACCACACCGACGCGAAGCGGCCGGTCACCGCCCGCTACCCGAGTGACGGCGCGCTTGCCCTGGACTTCCCGTACGTCTCGGTGACGAACGATCGCGAGCGTGGCAGGACGGTGGAGGACTTCCGCGCCGCGCTCTCCCAGTCACAGTCCCGCGAGACGTTGCAGTCGCTGGGCCTGCGGACGCCCGACGGCGTCGCCGGCACCGGGTTCGGCGCGAAGTACGGCGTCGCCTCCGAGGCGCCGATCCCGGCGCATCCGCAGGACCCCGCGACGGTCGGCCGGATCCTGCAGATGTGGCAGCGGACCGTGCTCGGCGCGCGCATGCTGATCCTGCTCGACGTCTCGCCCTCGATGGGCGACCCGGTGCCGCGGACGAAGGACACGCGCATCCGGGCGACGACGCGTGCGGCCATCGGCGGCACCCGGATTCTCAGCGACAACTCCCAGGTCGCGCTCTGGGAGTTCGCCACCCGGCTGGACCGCGACCACGACTACCGGCAGCTCGTGCCGTACCGGCCGCTGACGCAGAAGGTCGGCGCGCAGACCCAGCGCGACACCCTGATCGGCGCGTTCAACGCCGCGCAGCCCGCCCTGGGCACGCGGACGGCCCTTTATGACTCCGTCCTCGCCGCCTACCGCGAGGCGGTGCGGACCTACCAGCCGGACCGCAACAACGTGCTGGTCGTGCTCACCGACGGCATGAACTACGACCCCGGGCACACGATCATCCTGCAGGACCTGCTGAAGCAGCTCGGACGGTCCGCCGACCCGCTCAAGCCGGTCGCGGTCGTGCCGATCGCGTTCGGCCCCGACATCGATCCCGAACCCCTGCAGCAGATCGCCAAGGCGACCGGCGGGCAGGCCTTCGTCACCCTCGACCCCCGACAGATCCAGGAGGTGTTCCTGGAGATGCTCATACGCCTGACCTGTGGGCAGGCGTGTCCCATGTCATGA
- a CDS encoding copper resistance CopC family protein — protein sequence MRLAAAAAVAAALTGVLVTAVPAEAHTTLTSSDPAKGATVTSPAQIRLTFADPVRFTGVVVTDARGGHHESGKSQAVDNHVTEAVAGPLAAGAYTVGWRVVAPDGHPVTGEFGFTVKGGGGTASSAPASSSAPAAPASQPSAGSTKQGSSAGWWWIGLAILVVALAGGGLALVRRRS from the coding sequence ATGAGGCTCGCCGCGGCGGCCGCCGTCGCGGCGGCGCTGACGGGTGTCCTGGTCACCGCCGTGCCCGCGGAGGCCCACACCACGCTCACCTCGTCCGACCCCGCCAAGGGCGCGACGGTGACCTCGCCCGCGCAGATCCGGCTCACCTTCGCCGACCCCGTGCGCTTCACCGGCGTCGTCGTGACTGACGCCCGGGGCGGCCACCACGAATCCGGAAAGTCCCAAGCCGTGGACAACCACGTGACCGAGGCGGTGGCAGGGCCGCTCGCCGCGGGCGCCTACACCGTCGGCTGGCGCGTGGTCGCCCCGGACGGACACCCGGTCACGGGCGAGTTCGGGTTCACCGTGAAGGGCGGCGGAGGGACCGCCTCCTCGGCGCCGGCCTCCTCCTCGGCGCCGGCCGCGCCGGCGTCCCAGCCGTCCGCCGGGTCCACGAAGCAGGGCTCCAGCGCGGGCTGGTGGTGGATCGGGCTCGCGATCCTCGTCGTGGCGCTGGCGGGCGGCGGCCTCGCGCTCGTCCGGCGGCGCTCCTGA
- a CDS encoding YcnI family protein, translating into MRMSQRAAAISGLAALAVTFAATAASAHVTANPSTAEPGSYSKVSFRVPNEEQGTDTTKLKIELPADHPIASVSVRPVPGWTVKVTEAKLATPIKSDDAETTKAVSTITWSGGKIVPGQFQEFDVSMGPLPTNTDRLMFKAEQTYSNGDVVKWDQDPGNGGQEPEHPAPTLHLVAAAKDASAKVAVPGRAAASSDDDGTARLLGGLGLAAGVVGILFGLYGLTRKRAS; encoded by the coding sequence ATGCGCATGTCACAACGCGCCGCGGCCATATCCGGCCTGGCGGCACTCGCCGTCACATTCGCGGCCACCGCCGCCTCGGCTCACGTCACGGCCAACCCGAGTACGGCCGAGCCGGGCTCCTACAGCAAAGTGTCATTCCGGGTGCCGAATGAGGAGCAGGGCACCGACACCACCAAGCTGAAGATCGAACTGCCCGCCGACCACCCGATCGCCTCGGTGTCGGTACGCCCGGTGCCCGGATGGACGGTCAAGGTCACGGAGGCCAAGCTGGCCACGCCGATCAAGTCGGACGACGCCGAGACCACCAAGGCCGTCTCGACCATCACCTGGAGCGGCGGGAAGATCGTGCCCGGCCAGTTCCAGGAGTTCGACGTCTCGATGGGCCCGCTGCCGACCAACACGGACCGGCTGATGTTCAAGGCCGAGCAGACGTACTCCAACGGCGACGTCGTCAAGTGGGACCAGGACCCGGGCAACGGCGGGCAGGAGCCCGAGCATCCCGCTCCCACGCTCCACCTCGTCGCCGCCGCGAAGGACGCCTCGGCGAAGGTCGCCGTCCCGGGCAGGGCCGCGGCGTCCTCCGACGACGACGGCACGGCGCGGCTTCTCGGCGGGCTGGGACTCGCCGCCGGGGTCGTCGGCATCCTGTTCGGCCTGTACGGACTGACCCGGAAGCGGGCGTCATGA
- a CDS encoding endonuclease/exonuclease/phosphatase family protein, with the protein MSSSPSHPSRHRRHGIAAVPAVIALLGTLATGPAAHAADHGRGVRLRVMAYNIQAGAGADHVFDLERQARAIESEHPDLVGLEEVDVDWAARSDYTDEATWLAKRLHMHVFFAPIYDLPPDRAGAPDRRFGVALLSRFPILRARNLEITRLSTQVPDPVPAPGPGFPEVLVDAHGMPLWVYVTHLDYRADPGVRESQVADMDAIMDRRHGPKLLLGDLNAQPDDAELAPLWTRLTDALTVEGQRTTPTWPADAPTERIDYVTFSPGIRVTGAHIPDTLASDHRPVVADLRGLRH; encoded by the coding sequence ATGTCCTCGTCCCCCTCGCATCCCTCCCGTCACCGCCGTCACGGCATCGCCGCCGTACCCGCCGTCATCGCGCTCCTCGGCACCCTCGCCACCGGCCCCGCCGCCCACGCCGCCGATCACGGGCGGGGCGTACGGTTGCGGGTGATGGCCTACAACATCCAGGCCGGTGCGGGCGCTGACCACGTCTTCGACCTGGAACGACAGGCTCGCGCCATCGAATCCGAGCACCCGGACCTCGTCGGGCTCGAAGAGGTCGACGTCGACTGGGCGGCACGGAGCGACTACACCGACGAGGCCACCTGGCTGGCCAAGCGGCTGCACATGCATGTCTTCTTCGCACCGATCTACGACCTGCCGCCGGACCGCGCGGGCGCGCCGGACCGCCGGTTCGGCGTCGCCCTGCTGTCGCGGTTCCCGATCCTGCGCGCGCGGAACCTGGAGATCACCCGGCTGTCCACGCAGGTGCCCGACCCGGTGCCCGCGCCCGGACCGGGTTTCCCCGAGGTCCTCGTCGACGCGCACGGCATGCCCCTGTGGGTCTACGTCACCCACCTGGACTACAGGGCCGACCCGGGCGTACGCGAGTCCCAGGTGGCCGACATGGACGCGATCATGGACCGACGGCACGGTCCGAAGCTGCTGCTCGGCGACCTCAACGCCCAGCCCGACGACGCCGAACTGGCGCCGCTGTGGACGCGGCTGACCGACGCGCTGACCGTCGAGGGTCAGCGCACCACGCCGACCTGGCCCGCCGACGCGCCGACCGAGCGCATCGACTACGTGACCTTCTCGCCCGGCATCCGCGTCACCGGCGCGCACATCCCGGACACGCTCGCCTCCGACCACCGGCCCGTCGTGGCCGACCTCAGAGGCCTCCGACACTGA
- a CDS encoding exo-beta-N-acetylmuramidase NamZ family protein, which produces MTTTRRGVLRGIAATGAAAPFAALAGSGSASASAGRAGGVQTGFDVLHAGGYRQLKGQKVGLVANPTAVVRDLTHEVDVMHDSGGVDLVAVFGPEHGFRGSAQAGGSEGSYKDPRTQIPVYDAYAKSVTQIASDFTKAGLDTVVFDIQDAGARFYTYIWTMYDCMQAASQAGKHFVVLDRPNPLGGVAATGPVMHPEYTSGVGKNAISEQHGMTVGELALLFDKEFLGGKVKPQVIKMRGWRRGTFFDETGLPWVMPSPNMPTLDTAVVYPGLGLFEALTITEGRGTTRPFEIVGAPFLDWHYVDALNALDLPGVRFREAYFVPTFSKWVNQNCAGVQVTVTDRRRFDSIRTAIAMIVTARQLYPKDFAWRESAAPYWIDKLTGSDLVRKGVDGGSTTDQIVASWQGELARFRAQRSRYLLYR; this is translated from the coding sequence ATGACGACGACACGACGAGGAGTACTCCGCGGGATCGCGGCCACCGGAGCCGCGGCACCGTTCGCCGCACTGGCGGGGTCCGGGTCCGCCTCCGCCTCCGCCGGTAGGGCCGGCGGCGTGCAGACGGGTTTCGACGTGCTGCACGCCGGTGGGTACCGGCAGCTGAAGGGCCAGAAGGTCGGCCTGGTGGCCAACCCGACCGCCGTGGTCCGCGACCTCACCCACGAGGTCGACGTGATGCATGACTCGGGCGGCGTCGACCTGGTCGCGGTGTTCGGCCCCGAGCACGGGTTCCGCGGGTCGGCGCAGGCCGGCGGCTCGGAGGGCTCCTACAAGGACCCGCGTACGCAGATCCCCGTCTACGACGCCTACGCCAAGTCCGTGACGCAGATCGCGTCCGACTTCACCAAGGCCGGCCTCGACACCGTGGTCTTCGACATCCAGGACGCGGGGGCGCGCTTCTACACCTACATCTGGACCATGTACGACTGCATGCAGGCCGCCTCCCAGGCGGGCAAGCACTTCGTCGTGCTCGACCGGCCGAACCCGCTCGGCGGCGTCGCGGCGACCGGACCGGTCATGCATCCCGAATACACCTCCGGCGTCGGCAAGAACGCGATCTCCGAGCAGCACGGCATGACCGTCGGAGAGCTGGCCCTGCTGTTCGACAAGGAGTTCCTCGGCGGCAAGGTCAAGCCGCAGGTGATCAAGATGCGCGGCTGGCGGCGCGGCACCTTCTTCGACGAGACCGGCCTGCCGTGGGTGATGCCCTCGCCCAACATGCCCACCCTCGACACGGCCGTCGTCTATCCGGGCCTGGGCCTGTTCGAGGCCCTGACCATCACGGAGGGACGCGGCACGACCCGCCCGTTCGAGATCGTCGGCGCGCCGTTCCTCGACTGGCACTACGTCGACGCGCTGAACGCCCTCGACCTGCCCGGCGTGCGGTTCCGCGAGGCGTACTTCGTGCCGACCTTCTCCAAGTGGGTGAACCAGAACTGCGCCGGCGTGCAGGTGACCGTCACGGACCGCCGCAGGTTCGACTCCATCCGCACCGCGATCGCCATGATCGTCACCGCCCGGCAGCTGTACCCCAAGGACTTCGCCTGGCGCGAGAGCGCCGCTCCGTACTGGATCGACAAGCTGACCGGCTCCGACCTCGTGCGAAAGGGGGTCGACGGAGGCTCGACGACGGACCAGATCGTCGCCTCCTGGCAGGGCGAGCTGGCACGGTTCCGCGCCCAGCGGTCCCGTTATCTGCTGTACCGCTGA